In a single window of the Anabas testudineus chromosome 19, fAnaTes1.2, whole genome shotgun sequence genome:
- the cdc42ep1a gene encoding cdc42 effector protein 1, with protein sequence MNLQEKLSGLKGLVSHSHSKRRHKGELTVEMISPPLGDFRHTMHVGRGGDVFGDTSFLSNHGGTANGNSGETDSISSPDNKIGAFFSRTLRQIRRGSDNRPREGCKDLSPPPPPISPIIKNAISLPRLDVDMSNGSPTTKVLFPSSQNTPEEKSSYGLDSGFVTLPRLSRSERQQPSVSIPASCSPNIHRGSLTDPTDVILSTCSTSIVTSASKPTTTAYSDSLPSLTSLDTFTLDLGPSLMSEVFGLIDGHPEDHGHAWEGEEVGSACGFTNEGSEMDSATISYVDSLLREDCGGRKSPHGAEWEEEEGSVTEVNGLSGKVPDVVMGSPERVRLGMGMESERFQSATDVLARHYGVSLLKGQSRMEAADSDMMIISQPKKKISYSYMDDEDEIKV encoded by the exons ATGAATCTTCAGGAAAAGTTGTCAGGTCTTAAAGGTCTGGTGTCACACTCCCACAGCAAACGTCGCCATAAAGGCGAGTTGACAGTGGAAATGATCAGCCCTCCTCTGGGAGACTTCCGCCACACCATGCACGTGGGTCGTGGTGGCGATGTGTTTGGGGACACCTCCTTCCTCAGCAATCACGGTGGGACAGCCAACGGGAACAGCGGGGAAACGGATTCTATCTCCAGCCCTGACAACAAGATCGGGGCGTTCTTCTCCAGGACGCTCCGTCAAATCAGAAGGGGCTCTGACAATCGACCAAGAGAAGGATGCAAGGATCTGTCGCCACCGCCTCCCCCGATTTCTCCTATTATAAAGAATGCCATCTCCCTCCCCAGGCTGGATGTGGACATGTCGAATGGGAGTCCCACCACCAAAGTGCTCTTCCCCAGTTCTCAGAATACACCGGAGGAGAAGAGCTCTTACG GTCTGGATTCTGGGTTCGTCACCCTGCCTCGTCTCTCCCGCTCTGAGCGCCAGCAGCCCTCCGTCTCCATCCCCGCGTCCTGCTCCCCTAACATCCACCGAGGCTCTCTGACCGACCCCACTGATGTCATCTTATCCACATGCTCCACCTCTATCGTCACCTCTGCCTCCAAACCCACCACCACTGCCTACTCCgactccctcccctccctcacCTCCCTGGACACCTTCACGCTTGACCTCGGCCCCTCCCTCATGAGTGAGGTGTTCGGCCTGATTGACGGACACCCGGAGGATCACGGCCACGCctgggagggagaggaggtgggTTCAGCCTGCGGCTTCACCAATGAGGGATCGGAGATGGACTCGGCTACTATCTCATATGTGGATTCCCTGCTGAGGGAGGACTGTGGGGGCAGGAAGAGTCCACATGGGGCCgaatgggaggaggaggagggcagcgTGACAGAGGTGAACGGTCTTTCCGGTAAAGTACCAGATGTGGTTATGGGGTCACCTGAACGAGTGAGGCTGGGGATGGGGATGGAGAGCGAGCGCTTCCAGAGCGCTACAGATGTGCTCGCACGCCACTATGGTGTCAGCCTCTTAAAGGGACAGAGCAGGATGGAGGCTGCAGATTCAGACATGATGATCATCAGCCAGCCCAAGAAGAAAATATCCTACAGCTACATGGACGACGAAGATGAAATCAAAGTCTAA
- the sh3bp1 gene encoding SH3 domain-binding protein 1, translating to MLRQSLSILKQLSSVTKSQDATELLHEDLVMVEQRVEPAKKAAQVLHKKLQACMQSQSGLEAEKRMKKLPLMLLSISMAESFKDFDAESSIRRVLEMCCFMEKMLANMLADFEVKVEKEVLEPLNKLSEDDLPEILKNKKQFAKLTTDWNNARIRSQGSTGPQAKQDGLREEVEEAWRKLESIKDQYSADLYHFATKEDDYANYFIRLLELQAEYHKNSHVFLEKNISELKEDNSQKGPALSSSNQKVYGEPLLSHLSRTNRDIAAPIQECIHMLLRTGMREEGLFRLAAAASVVKRLKTCLDQGTVDHSEFSMDPHAVAGALKCYLRELPEPLMTFELYTDWFKAAGEKDLTEKLEQFRVLLKKLPPENYNNLRYLVQFLSLLSEEQAINKMTPSNVAIVLGPNLLWPQAEGEVALFDMASASSVQVVTVIEPLIQYSSSLFPEAVSFEVPDLPEVPDVTLPSPVTHSVVAEKEKLSRTVSSSSSTTSSSSFHLPLSKTSSTASQDSGAFFLVKSGSVGRSGTTTWGSPACEKAAPAHPNTMSSSSSSLNPSPIPISSASAASSSTANQCPVPPPRATAPNSGQTRSPIQKQFSDQGQLEPILEAPPESPKAFVKITSPYKPKRSFPLNKNNEQVTVQYSKQKASGPPKLQAPVPPTTNPATVDTRSQPKPAPRAQTTSVKKPAPKKPGVKAPNCPPPLPPPSQTKEVPTIAQ from the exons ATGCTGCGGCAATCTCTGAGCATCCTGAAGCAGCTCAGCTCTGTGACAAA GTCACAAGATGCCACTGAGCTTCTACACGAGGACCTGGTTATG GTAGAGCAGCGGGTGGAACCGGCCAAGAAGGCGGCTCAGGTCCTCCACAAGAAGCTGCAGGCCTGCATGCAGAGTCAGTCAGGGCTGGAGGCTGAGAAACGAATG AAAAAGCTCcctctgatgctgctgtctATCAGCATGGCAGAAAGCTTCAAGGACTTCGACGCAGAGTCCTCTATCAG gaggGTGCTGGAGATGTGTTGTTTCATGGAGAAGATGTTAGCCAACATGCTGGCAGACTTTGAGGTGAAAGTGGAGAAGGAAGTTCTGGAGCCTCTCAACAAACTCAGCGAG GATGATTTACCCGAGATTCTCAAGAACAAGAAACAGTTTGCAAAGCTCACGACTGACTGGAACAACGCAAGAATCAG GAGCCAGGGCAGCACTGGTCCTCAGGCAAAGCAGGATGGTCTTCGGGAGGAAGTGGAAGAAGCTTGGAGGAAGTTGGAGAGCATCAAG GACCAGTACTCTGCCGATCTGTACCACTTTGCTACAAAAGAAGATGACTACGCTAACTACTTCATTCGT CTTCTTGAGCTGCAAGCAGAATACCACAAAAACTCCCACGTGTTcctggagaaaaacatcagcgAGCTCAAAGAGGATAACAGTCAGAAAG GCCCAGCACTAAGTTCCTCTAATCAGAAGGTCTATGGGGAGCCTCTGCTCTCTCATCTGTCCAGAACTAACAGAGACATTGCTGCACCCATCCAGGAGTGTATTCACATGCTGCTGAGAACGGGCATGAGAGAGGAG GGTCTGTTTCGTCTGGCGGCGGCAGCCTCAGTGGTGAAGAGGCTGAAGACATGTTTGGATCAAGGAACAGTTGACCACAGCGAGTTCAGCATGGACCCTCACGCTGTGGCTG GAGCCTTGAAGTGTTACCTGCGAGAACTTCCTGAACCTCTAATGACCTTTGAACTCTACACTGACTGGTTTAAAGCAGCAGG GGAAAAGGACTTGACAGAGAAGCTGGAGCAGTTCCGAGTGCTGCTGAAGAAGCTGCCACCTGAAAACTACAACAACCTCAG GTACCTGGTCCAGTTCTTGTCTCTGCTGTCTGAGGAGCAGGCCATAAACAAGATGACACCCAGTAACGTTGCCATTGTCCTGGGGCCCAACCTGCTCTGGCCCCAAGCTGAAGG AGAAGTGGCACTTTTTGACATGGCATCAGCTTCTTCAGTCCAAGTGGTCACAGTCATTGAGCCTCTTATTCAGTACAGCTCCAGCCTCTTCCCTGAAG CTGTATCCTTTGAGGTCCCAGACCTACCCGAGGTCCCCGATGTGACTCTGCCTTCACCTGTAACCCACTCTGTGGTCGCAGAAAAGGAGAAACTGAGCAGGacagtttcctcctcttcatccacaACTTCCTCCTCGTcttttcatctccctctctccaaGACAAGCAG CACAGCTTCTCAGGACAGTGGTGCCTTCTTCCTGGTGAAATCTGGCTCAGTGGGTCGCAGTGGCACCACCACCTGGGGCAGTCCTGCGTGTGAAAAAGCAGCACCAGCACATCCAAACACAATGTCCAGCAGCTCATCCTCCTTGAATCCCAGCCCTATTCCGATCTCTAGTGCCTCTGCTGCCAGCAGCTCAACAGCAAACCAGTGCCCAGTCCCACCTCCTAGAGCAACAGCTCCCAACTCGGGTCAAACCAGGAGTCCCATCCAGAAGCAGTTCTCGGATCAGGGCCAGCTGGAGCCAATTTTGGAGGCACCTCCAGAATCCCCTAAAGCGTTTGTGAAGATCACCTCACCATATAAAC caAAAAGATCCTTCCccctaaacaaaaataatgagcaGGTGACAGTGCAGTACTCCAAACAGAAAGCCTCAGGACCTCCCAAACTCCAGGCCCCTGTTCCCCCCACCACAAACCCAGCAACCGTGGACACTAGGAGCCAGCCGAAGCCTGCACCCCGAGCTCAGACAACCAGTGTCAAAAAACCTGCACCGAAGAAACCAGGAGTCAAAGCCCCAAACTGTCCTCCCCCACTCCCTCCACCATCACAGACAAAAGAAGTTCCGACTATAGCACAGtga